The following proteins come from a genomic window of Micavibrio aeruginosavorus EPB:
- the rpsE gene encoding 30S ribosomal protein S5: MSSAEATATPSDNKRERGGRDRDGKGGKRRDDRNSGEPREREESELIERLVGINRVAKVVKGGRRFGFAALVVVGDGKGRVGFGSAKAREVPDAIRKATDQAKRAMIRVPLREARTLHHDIAGRDGAGRVFLRSAPPGTGIIAGGPLRAIFEALGVQDVVAKKIGSNNPYTMVNATFAALKGMQSPRQVASRRSKKVGDIVASREAARGAAEQAIAAAEEE; encoded by the coding sequence ATGTCCAGCGCAGAAGCAACAGCAACACCGTCTGACAACAAACGCGAACGCGGTGGCCGCGATCGTGATGGCAAGGGTGGCAAACGCCGCGATGACCGCAACAGCGGTGAACCGCGTGAGCGTGAAGAGTCCGAGCTGATCGAGCGCCTGGTTGGCATCAACCGCGTTGCCAAAGTGGTAAAGGGTGGTCGCCGTTTCGGTTTCGCTGCTCTGGTCGTTGTTGGTGATGGCAAAGGCCGCGTTGGGTTCGGCAGTGCCAAAGCTCGCGAAGTTCCCGATGCAATCCGCAAAGCCACCGATCAGGCCAAACGCGCCATGATCCGCGTGCCGCTGCGTGAAGCCCGCACACTGCACCACGATATTGCTGGCCGTGATGGCGCCGGTCGCGTATTCCTGCGCTCCGCCCCTCCGGGTACCGGTATCATCGCAGGTGGTCCGCTGCGTGCGATTTTTGAAGCCCTGGGCGTTCAGGACGTTGTGGCCAAGAAAATTGGTTCCAACAACCCGTACACCATGGTGAACGCGACCTTCGCTGCCCTGAAAGGCATGCAAAGCCCGCGTCAGGTTGCTTCCCGTCGCAGCAAAAAAGTTGGTGACATCGTTGCCAGCCGTGAAGCTGCCCGTGGTGCCGCTGAGCAAGCGATTGCCGCAGCTGAAGAAGAATAA
- the rplR gene encoding 50S ribosomal protein L18: MAKGLTTQQRRTFRTRNKLRQVNVARSGQKLARPRLSVHRTGKGIYAQVIDDVRGVTLAAASSMDKELKLKNGGNKEAAHKVGVLVAERAKKAGVTLVQFDRGSYVYHGRVKAVADGAREAGLEF; the protein is encoded by the coding sequence ATGGCCAAGGGTTTGACAACACAACAACGCCGCACGTTCCGGACGCGCAACAAGCTGCGTCAGGTTAACGTAGCACGTTCCGGGCAAAAGCTGGCCCGTCCGCGTCTGTCTGTGCATCGCACCGGCAAAGGCATCTATGCCCAGGTGATTGATGATGTGCGCGGCGTTACGCTGGCGGCAGCATCGTCGATGGACAAAGAGCTGAAGCTGAAAAACGGCGGCAACAAAGAAGCAGCTCACAAAGTGGGCGTTCTGGTTGCTGAGCGCGCGAAGAAAGCTGGCGTTACGCTGGTTCAATTCGACCGTGGCAGCTACGTTTATCATGGCCGTGTTAAGGCTGTGGCTGACGGTGCCCGTGAAGCCGGTTTGGAATTCTAA
- the rplF gene encoding 50S ribosomal protein L6 yields MSRIGKNPVIVPDGVTVEVKGQDVKVKGKLGELSLTVHEAVSVKLEEGGKQVVLAPLSEERKLRMLWPTFRNHIKNMVVGVSEGYTKNLDIQGVGYRANLQGSTLVLQLGYSHDIQYAVPSDIKVAVEKQTKISISGIDKQKVGQVAAEIISYRPPEPYKGKGIRYEGQQILRKEGKKK; encoded by the coding sequence ATGTCCCGGATTGGCAAAAACCCCGTGATCGTTCCCGATGGTGTAACCGTCGAAGTAAAAGGCCAGGACGTGAAGGTAAAAGGCAAGCTCGGTGAGCTGAGCCTGACCGTACACGAAGCTGTGTCCGTAAAGTTGGAAGAGGGCGGCAAGCAAGTCGTTCTGGCGCCGCTGTCGGAAGAGCGTAAACTGCGCATGCTGTGGCCGACTTTCCGCAACCACATCAAAAACATGGTTGTGGGCGTGAGCGAAGGCTATACCAAGAACCTGGACATCCAGGGTGTTGGTTATCGTGCAAACCTGCAGGGCAGCACGCTGGTTCTGCAACTGGGTTACAGCCACGACATTCAGTATGCAGTTCCGAGCGACATTAAAGTTGCCGTAGAAAAGCAAACGAAAATCAGCATTTCCGGTATCGACAAACAAAAAGTCGGTCAGGTTGCTGCGGAGATCATCTCCTACCGTCCGCCAGAGCCGTACAAAGGCAAAGGTATCCGTTACGAGGGTCAGCAGATCCTGCGTAAAGAAGGCAAGAAGAAGTAA
- the rpsH gene encoding 30S ribosomal protein S8, translated as MSMSDPLGDMLTRIRNGQGAKKEVITCPASKLRGRVLDVLKREGYIRGWSETKNDRGHAELQIELKYDQGQPVIQEISRVSKPGRRVYVKVTEIPRVYNGLGIAVVSTPNGVMADHEAREQNVGGEILCRIF; from the coding sequence ATGTCAATGAGCGATCCACTTGGAGATATGCTGACCCGCATCCGTAACGGTCAAGGCGCAAAGAAAGAGGTTATTACCTGCCCTGCGTCGAAACTGCGTGGACGGGTTCTGGACGTTCTGAAACGCGAAGGCTACATCCGTGGCTGGAGCGAAACGAAAAACGATCGCGGCCATGCTGAGCTGCAGATCGAACTGAAATATGACCAGGGCCAGCCGGTGATCCAAGAGATCAGCCGTGTGTCCAAGCCGGGTCGTCGTGTTTACGTGAAAGTGACGGAAATTCCGCGCGTTTACAACGGTCTGGGTATCGCTGTTGTGTCGACACCGAATGGTGTTATGGCCGACCACGAAGCCCGTGAACAGAACGTTGGCGGCGAAATTCTCTGCCGCATCTTCTAA
- the rpsN gene encoding 30S ribosomal protein S14, with protein sequence MAKTCSVIRNDKRRKLVKRYATKRAALKAQISDRAASPEDRFKAVLELAELPRNSAKNRVRNRCALTGRPRSNYRKFNLCRNALRLLASRGELPGVTKSSW encoded by the coding sequence ATGGCTAAGACATGTTCAGTGATCCGGAACGACAAACGCCGCAAATTGGTTAAGCGTTATGCAACCAAACGTGCTGCGCTGAAAGCCCAGATCAGCGATCGCGCGGCATCGCCGGAAGATCGTTTCAAGGCTGTTCTGGAACTTGCGGAACTGCCGCGTAACTCGGCGAAAAACCGTGTTCGCAACCGTTGCGCGCTGACCGGTCGTCCGCGTTCCAACTATCGCAAGTTCAATCTGTGCCGAAATGCACTGCGTCTTCTGGCATCCCGTGGCGAGCTGCCCGGTGTGACGAAGTCGAGCTGGTAA
- the rplE gene encoding 50S ribosomal protein L5, giving the protein MTTKPRFQVMYEKDIKPALKQKYGYKNDMQIPRLDKIVLNMGVGEATTNRAHIENAVNDMARISGQKPLITHARKANASFKIREDMAIGCKVTLRRAHMYEFLDRLVTIALPRVRDFRGINGRSFDGRGNYAMGLKEQIVFPEIDYDKVDQMRGMDIIICTTAKSDEEAKELLRGFMMPFRN; this is encoded by the coding sequence ATGACAACGAAGCCCCGTTTCCAGGTGATGTACGAAAAAGACATCAAACCGGCGCTGAAACAAAAATACGGTTACAAGAACGATATGCAGATCCCGCGTCTGGATAAAATCGTTCTGAACATGGGCGTAGGCGAAGCCACGACCAACCGCGCACACATTGAAAACGCTGTGAACGACATGGCGCGCATCTCCGGCCAGAAGCCGCTGATCACGCACGCTCGCAAAGCGAACGCCTCCTTCAAAATTCGTGAAGATATGGCGATCGGTTGCAAAGTGACCCTGCGTCGTGCGCACATGTATGAATTCCTGGACCGTCTGGTTACGATTGCGCTGCCGCGCGTTCGCGACTTCCGTGGCATTAATGGCCGCAGCTTTGACGGTCGCGGTAACTATGCGATGGGCCTGAAGGAGCAGATCGTGTTCCCCGAGATCGACTACGATAAAGTTGATCAAATGCGCGGGATGGACATCATCATCTGCACCACGGCGAAATCCGACGAAGAAGCAAAAGAGCTTCTGCGCGGTTTCATGATGCCCTTCCGCAACTAA
- the rplX gene encoding 50S ribosomal protein L24, translating into MSNAKLKIKKGDKVVVLTGKDKTKTGEVLKVFPEDNRVLVQGINLAKKHTKPSATSAGGIETKEMPIHASNVALIDPKSNKPTRVGYTTLKDGKKVRVARRSGETLDK; encoded by the coding sequence ATGAGCAACGCAAAATTGAAAATCAAAAAGGGCGACAAAGTCGTCGTTCTGACTGGTAAAGACAAGACCAAAACCGGCGAAGTTCTGAAGGTATTCCCGGAAGACAACCGCGTTCTGGTTCAAGGTATCAACCTGGCGAAAAAACACACGAAGCCGTCGGCGACGAGTGCAGGTGGTATCGAGACCAAGGAAATGCCGATCCACGCTTCTAACGTGGCTCTGATTGATCCGAAGTCGAACAAGCCGACTCGAGTGGGTTACACGACCCTGAAGGACGGTAAAAAGGTCCGCGTAGCACGACGCTCCGGCGAAACTCTTGATAAATAA
- the rplN gene encoding 50S ribosomal protein L14, giving the protein MIQMESELDVADNSGAKRVQCIKVLGGSHHNSANIGDIIVVSVKDAIPRGRVKKGDVHRAVIVRTAHGLKRANGEKIRFDSNSVVLINKQGEPIGTRIFGPVTRELRGKGYMKIISLAPEVL; this is encoded by the coding sequence ATGATCCAGATGGAATCAGAACTCGATGTAGCCGATAACAGCGGCGCGAAACGCGTTCAGTGCATTAAAGTACTGGGCGGGTCTCACCACAACTCCGCGAATATCGGTGATATCATCGTTGTTTCGGTAAAGGACGCCATTCCGCGCGGCCGCGTTAAAAAGGGTGATGTTCACCGCGCGGTTATCGTGCGCACGGCCCATGGTCTGAAGCGCGCCAACGGTGAAAAAATCCGCTTTGACAGCAACTCTGTTGTGCTGATCAACAAGCAGGGCGAGCCGATTGGTACCCGTATCTTTGGCCCCGTGACCCGTGAGCTGCGTGGCAAGGGCTACATGAAAATTATTTCTTTGGCGCCAGAGGTGCTGTAA
- the rpmC gene encoding 50S ribosomal protein L29, with product MKAEDIKGKTADELKKMLVDLKQQQMTLRFQKAGGQLSNTAQIRGLRRDIARIQTVLEQQKGGPTAAKAKSPKSAKKTKAA from the coding sequence ATGAAAGCGGAAGACATTAAAGGCAAAACCGCCGACGAGCTGAAAAAGATGCTTGTTGACCTGAAACAGCAGCAAATGACCCTGCGTTTCCAGAAGGCTGGCGGCCAACTGTCCAATACGGCACAAATCCGTGGCCTGCGCCGCGATATCGCCCGTATTCAGACGGTTTTAGAACAACAAAAAGGCGGTCCGACCGCGGCAAAGGCGAAAAGCCCGAAATCCGCGAAAAAGACCAAAGCCGCTTAA
- the rplP gene encoding 50S ribosomal protein L16: protein MLQPKKTKYRKQHKGRIHGLATSGATLAFGSYGLKTLDPDRLTARQIEAARRAITRAMKRQGKVWIRVFPDVPVSKKPLEVRMGSGKGAPEFWAARVKPGRILFELDGVPEDVAREALSLAAAKLPVKTKFIARIGE, encoded by the coding sequence ATGCTGCAACCGAAAAAGACAAAATACCGCAAACAGCATAAAGGCCGTATCCACGGTCTGGCCACCAGCGGTGCGACTCTGGCTTTCGGCTCTTATGGCCTGAAAACCCTGGATCCGGATCGTCTGACCGCGCGTCAGATCGAGGCAGCCCGTCGTGCGATCACCCGTGCGATGAAACGTCAGGGTAAAGTCTGGATCCGCGTATTCCCGGACGTCCCGGTATCCAAAAAGCCGCTGGAAGTGCGGATGGGTTCCGGTAAAGGCGCCCCGGAATTCTGGGCCGCACGGGTAAAACCGGGCCGTATCCTGTTCGAACTGGACGGTGTACCGGAAGATGTAGCACGCGAGGCTCTGAGCCTGGCTGCGGCCAAACTGCCGGTTAAAACGAAATTCATTGCCCGTATTGGCGAATAA
- the rpsC gene encoding 30S ribosomal protein S3 encodes MGQKVNPIGIRVGINRTWDSRWFSDRNYADRLVEDLKLREYVKDKLKAAGISKVIIERAAQNTKVTIHAARPGVIIGKKGADIEKLRKDLSIRGGSDVSLNIVEIRKPEVDAQLVAEGIAQQLERRVSFRRAMKRAVQSALRLGGQGIRVNVSGRLGGADIARTEWYREGRVPLHTLRADLDYGFAEALTTFGIIGVKVWIYKGDVLEHDPLARDKRTETTPASTPRG; translated from the coding sequence ATGGGTCAGAAGGTTAATCCTATCGGTATCCGCGTCGGTATCAACCGCACCTGGGATTCCCGCTGGTTTTCCGACCGCAACTATGCCGATCGGCTGGTTGAGGATCTGAAGCTGCGCGAATACGTGAAAGACAAGCTGAAAGCCGCAGGCATCAGCAAAGTCATCATCGAACGCGCTGCCCAGAACACGAAAGTAACGATTCACGCGGCTCGCCCGGGTGTGATCATCGGTAAAAAAGGCGCCGACATTGAGAAACTGCGTAAGGATCTGTCGATCCGCGGTGGTTCCGATGTTTCGCTGAACATTGTTGAAATCCGCAAGCCGGAAGTTGACGCACAGCTGGTTGCTGAGGGCATTGCCCAACAGCTGGAGCGCCGCGTGTCCTTCCGTCGTGCAATGAAGCGCGCCGTACAAAGCGCACTGCGTCTGGGTGGCCAGGGGATCCGTGTTAACGTATCCGGTCGTTTGGGCGGTGCTGACATCGCACGTACCGAATGGTACCGCGAAGGCCGCGTGCCTCTGCACACACTGCGTGCTGATCTGGATTACGGCTTTGCCGAAGCATTGACGACCTTCGGGATCATCGGTGTGAAGGTATGGATCTACAAGGGCGATGTCCTGGAGCATGATCCGCTGGCCCGCGACAAGCGCACTGAAACGACCCCGGCTTCTACCCCGCGTGGTTAA
- the rplV gene encoding 50S ribosomal protein L22: MGQDANKRRAAANEAQAMAKYVGSSPRKLNLVAQMIRGKSAAKALVDLEFSTKHAARDVQQVLKAAVANAENNHNLDVDRLYVAEATVGKSVKMRRFRARARGRVGPVEKFFSNLTIVVRQRDAD, encoded by the coding sequence ATGGGACAGGATGCAAATAAACGGCGCGCAGCAGCCAACGAAGCTCAGGCCATGGCCAAATATGTGGGCTCCAGCCCGCGTAAGCTGAACCTGGTTGCGCAAATGATCCGCGGCAAAAGCGCGGCCAAGGCGCTGGTTGACCTGGAATTTTCCACGAAGCATGCCGCACGCGATGTACAGCAAGTGCTGAAAGCTGCCGTGGCAAATGCGGAAAACAACCACAATCTGGATGTTGACCGTTTGTATGTTGCCGAAGCCACCGTTGGCAAATCGGTGAAAATGCGCCGCTTCCGTGCCCGTGCACGTGGTCGCGTAGGTCCGGTTGAGAAGTTTTTCAGCAACTTGACCATCGTTGTGCGTCAGCGCGACGCCGACTAA
- the rpsS gene encoding 30S ribosomal protein S19, protein MARSVWKGPFVDRHVLQKVENVRSSGKKEVIKTWSRRSTILPNMVGLTFGVHNGQKFLPVLVTDQMIGHKLGEFAPTRTYKGHSADKKAGK, encoded by the coding sequence ATGGCACGTTCAGTCTGGAAAGGTCCGTTTGTTGATCGCCACGTTCTGCAAAAAGTGGAAAATGTGCGCAGCAGCGGCAAAAAAGAAGTGATTAAAACCTGGTCCCGTCGGTCCACGATTCTGCCGAACATGGTAGGTCTGACCTTCGGTGTACACAACGGTCAGAAATTCCTGCCCGTTCTGGTGACCGACCAAATGATCGGCCACAAGCTGGGCGAATTCGCGCCGACCCGTACCTACAAGGGTCACAGCGCCGATAAAAAAGCCGGCAAGTAA
- the rplB gene encoding 50S ribosomal protein L2, with translation MALKKFNPVTPSTRELIITDRSQLWKGKPERSLTEGLNKTGGRNNYGRITSWQRGGGHKRRYRVIDWKRRKWDMEATVERLEYDPNRTAYIALIKYIDGEMAYIIAPQRLKVGDKVVAGEKTDVKPGNAMMLKSMPVGTIVHNVELKPGKGGQMARSAGTYAQVVGRDQGYTQIKLASGELRVVRQECMATVGAVSNPDHFNTNDGKAGRTRWRGKRPHVRGVVMNPVDHPLGGGEGRTSGGRHPVTPWGKPTKGAKTRKNKATDKFIIRRRKK, from the coding sequence ATGGCACTGAAAAAATTCAATCCCGTGACCCCGAGCACACGCGAGCTGATCATCACTGATCGTAGCCAGCTGTGGAAGGGCAAGCCGGAGCGCTCCCTGACCGAAGGTCTGAACAAGACCGGTGGCCGTAACAATTATGGTCGCATTACGTCATGGCAACGTGGCGGTGGTCACAAGCGCCGCTACCGCGTGATCGACTGGAAGCGTCGTAAGTGGGACATGGAAGCCACGGTTGAGCGTTTGGAATATGACCCGAACCGCACAGCCTATATCGCTCTGATCAAGTACATTGACGGCGAAATGGCGTACATCATTGCTCCGCAACGTCTGAAAGTGGGCGACAAAGTTGTTGCCGGCGAGAAGACCGACGTGAAGCCGGGCAACGCGATGATGCTGAAAAGCATGCCGGTTGGTACGATCGTTCACAACGTTGAACTGAAACCAGGCAAAGGCGGCCAGATGGCTCGCTCCGCCGGGACCTATGCTCAGGTTGTTGGTCGTGACCAAGGTTACACCCAGATTAAACTGGCTTCTGGTGAACTGCGTGTTGTTCGTCAGGAATGCATGGCCACCGTTGGTGCAGTGTCCAACCCGGATCACTTCAACACCAATGATGGTAAAGCCGGCCGTACCCGCTGGCGCGGTAAACGCCCGCACGTTCGCGGCGTTGTTATGAACCCGGTCGATCACCCGTTGGGTGGTGGCGAAGGCCGTACCTCGGGTGGTCGTCACCCGGTTACGCCGTGGGGCAAACCGACCAAAGGTGCAAAAACCCGTAAGAACAAAGCGACCGATAAATTCATTATCCGTCGTCGCAAGAAGTAA
- a CDS encoding 50S ribosomal protein L23 codes for MATKAKKDVKIAAWMYDIVRTPLITEKATMGSQHGQITFRVPMTATKPAIKEAVEAVFEVKVKGVNTSIQKGKNKVFRGRLGRRSDAKKAIVTLEEGQTIDVGTAA; via the coding sequence ATGGCAACGAAGGCGAAAAAAGACGTGAAAATTGCTGCATGGATGTACGACATCGTACGCACGCCGCTGATCACTGAAAAAGCCACCATGGGTTCCCAACACGGTCAAATCACGTTCCGCGTGCCGATGACCGCGACGAAACCGGCTATCAAAGAAGCTGTTGAGGCTGTCTTTGAAGTGAAGGTGAAGGGTGTGAACACCTCGATCCAAAAAGGTAAAAACAAAGTTTTCCGTGGCCGTTTGGGCCGCCGTAGCGACGCTAAGAAAGCGATCGTCACGTTGGAAGAAGGTCAAACCATCGACGTCGGCACCGCCGCGTAA
- the rplD gene encoding 50S ribosomal protein L4 yields MKVAVKNLQNKEVGQIDLDDAIFGMSVRNDILHRMVHFQLNKRRAGTHDTKEIGEVSGTGKKPFKQKGTGNGRQGSLRSPQMRGGAVIFGPTPRSHATDLPKKVRALALKTALSAKAKAGKLIVLDQAIADTHKTKPMAEAMKALGLTSAVIVCGDEVDANFSRATDNLPRIDVLPSQGANVYDILRRDTLVLTKDAVANLTARLSK; encoded by the coding sequence ATGAAGGTTGCGGTCAAGAATTTGCAGAACAAAGAGGTCGGCCAGATTGATCTGGACGATGCAATCTTTGGCATGAGCGTGCGTAATGACATCCTGCACCGGATGGTTCATTTCCAGCTGAACAAGCGTCGCGCCGGTACGCACGACACCAAGGAAATTGGTGAAGTGAGCGGTACGGGTAAGAAGCCGTTCAAGCAAAAGGGCACCGGTAATGGTCGTCAGGGCTCCCTGCGTTCCCCGCAAATGCGCGGTGGTGCAGTGATTTTCGGACCGACCCCGCGCTCCCACGCGACGGATCTGCCGAAAAAAGTACGTGCGCTGGCTCTGAAAACCGCGCTGTCTGCAAAGGCAAAGGCTGGCAAGCTGATCGTTCTGGATCAAGCTATTGCTGACACCCACAAAACGAAGCCGATGGCTGAGGCGATGAAGGCTCTGGGCCTGACCTCCGCTGTTATCGTTTGTGGCGACGAGGTGGATGCGAACTTCTCCCGCGCGACGGATAACCTGCCGCGTATTGATGTTCTGCCGAGCCAAGGCGCAAACGTGTATGACATTCTGCGTCGTGACACGCTGGTTTTGACCAAGGATGCCGTGGCCAACCTGACCGCGCGTCTGAGCAAATAA
- the rplC gene encoding 50S ribosomal protein L3 — protein MRTGLIARKEGMTRIFDEEGRSIPVTVLKIDGCQVVAVRTEDKDGYTAVQLGAGVAKVKRTAKAQRGHFAKAKVEPKKKVAEFRVSPENLIEVGAEICASHFVAGQLVDVTGITTGKGFAGPMKRWNFGGLRATHGVSVSHRSHGSTGQRQDPGKVFKNKKMAGHLGAEQVTTQNLKVVAVDIEDGLILVKGSVPGTDGQWVRIQDAVKVPAPADLPKPAALKGAAKAAPAVEAAPAEEAAPAE, from the coding sequence ATGAGAACTGGTCTGATTGCACGCAAAGAGGGGATGACCCGGATCTTCGACGAAGAAGGCCGTAGCATTCCTGTGACTGTGCTGAAAATCGATGGCTGCCAGGTTGTGGCTGTTCGCACCGAAGACAAAGACGGCTACACGGCTGTTCAGTTGGGTGCTGGCGTTGCAAAGGTAAAGCGCACGGCGAAAGCCCAGCGTGGCCATTTCGCGAAAGCCAAGGTTGAGCCGAAGAAAAAAGTTGCGGAATTCCGCGTTTCTCCGGAAAACCTGATCGAAGTTGGTGCAGAAATCTGCGCAAGCCACTTCGTTGCTGGTCAGCTGGTCGACGTAACGGGCATCACGACCGGTAAAGGTTTTGCTGGTCCGATGAAGCGCTGGAACTTCGGCGGTCTGCGTGCAACACACGGTGTATCCGTGTCGCACCGTTCCCACGGTTCCACCGGTCAGCGTCAAGATCCGGGTAAAGTCTTCAAAAACAAGAAGATGGCCGGTCACTTGGGGGCTGAGCAAGTAACGACACAGAATCTGAAAGTGGTTGCTGTTGATATCGAAGACGGTCTGATCCTGGTTAAGGGTTCGGTTCCGGGTACGGATGGTCAATGGGTCCGCATTCAAGATGCCGTTAAGGTTCCGGCTCCGGCCGATCTGCCGAAACCGGCAGCCCTGAAAGGCGCAGCAAAGGCAGCTCCGGCTGTTGAAGCCGCCCCGGCAGAAGAAGCAGCTCCGGCTGAATAA
- the rpsJ gene encoding 30S ribosomal protein S10 — protein sequence MDTQTIRIRLKAFDHRVLDQSTGEIVNTAKRTGARVRGPVPLPTRIERFTVLRSPHIDKKSMEAFEMRTHKRLIDIVDPTPQTVDALMKLDLAAGVDVEIKIGQAA from the coding sequence ATGGATACGCAAACCATTCGCATCCGCCTGAAGGCTTTCGACCACCGCGTTCTGGATCAGTCCACGGGTGAGATCGTCAATACGGCCAAGCGTACCGGCGCCCGCGTTCGCGGTCCGGTTCCTCTGCCGACGCGTATTGAACGGTTTACCGTTCTGCGTTCGCCGCACATCGACAAGAAGTCGATGGAAGCGTTCGAAATGCGCACGCACAAGCGCCTGATCGACATCGTCGATCCGACCCCGCAAACGGTTGACGCGCTGATGAAACTCGACCTCGCCGCTGGCGTTGATGTTGAGATTAAGATTGGTCAGGCCGCTTAA
- the tuf gene encoding elongation factor Tu: MAKGKFERNKPHVNIGTIGHVDHGKTTLTAAITQQFSKEALAYDQIDKAPEEKARGITISTSHVEYETANRHYAHVDCPGHADYVKNMITGAAQMDGAILVCSAADGPMPQTREHILLARQVGVPAIVVFMNKVDQVDDAELLDLVEMEIRELLSKYEFPGDDIPVVKGSALAALEKRDPEIGEKAIQALMEAVDAYIPTPARPKDKPFLMPVEDVFSISGRGTVVTGRVEQGIVKVGEEIEIVGIRPTQKTTVTGVEMFRKLLDSGEAGDNIGALLRGTKREDVERGQVLCAPGSITPHTNFTAEAYILSKDEGGRHTPFFTNYRPQFYFRTTDVTGIVSLPAGTEMVMPGDNVNFEVELICPIAMNEGLRFAIREGGRTVGAGVVGKIIK, from the coding sequence ATGGCAAAGGGTAAGTTTGAGCGGAATAAGCCGCACGTAAACATCGGCACGATTGGTCACGTTGACCATGGTAAGACGACGTTGACGGCCGCGATTACGCAGCAGTTTTCGAAGGAAGCGCTGGCATATGACCAGATTGACAAAGCTCCTGAAGAGAAAGCCCGTGGTATCACGATTTCCACGTCGCACGTTGAATATGAAACCGCGAACCGCCACTACGCGCACGTTGACTGCCCGGGCCACGCTGACTATGTGAAGAACATGATCACGGGTGCGGCACAGATGGACGGTGCTATTCTGGTGTGCTCTGCTGCTGACGGCCCGATGCCGCAGACGCGCGAACACATTCTGTTGGCTCGTCAGGTTGGCGTTCCGGCGATCGTTGTGTTCATGAACAAAGTTGACCAGGTTGACGATGCAGAATTGCTGGATCTGGTTGAAATGGAAATCCGCGAACTGTTGTCCAAATACGAATTCCCGGGCGACGACATTCCGGTGGTGAAGGGCTCCGCTCTGGCCGCTTTGGAAAAACGCGATCCGGAAATCGGTGAGAAAGCCATTCAGGCTCTGATGGAAGCTGTTGATGCTTACATCCCGACCCCGGCCCGTCCGAAGGACAAGCCGTTCCTGATGCCGGTTGAAGACGTATTCTCGATCTCTGGCCGTGGTACCGTTGTTACGGGCCGTGTTGAGCAGGGTATCGTGAAAGTTGGCGAAGAGATCGAAATCGTTGGTATTCGCCCGACGCAAAAAACGACCGTAACGGGCGTTGAAATGTTCCGCAAACTGCTGGACAGCGGTGAAGCTGGTGACAACATCGGCGCTCTGCTGCGTGGTACGAAGCGTGAAGACGTTGAGCGTGGTCAGGTTCTGTGCGCCCCGGGTTCGATTACCCCGCACACGAACTTCACGGCTGAAGCTTACATTCTGTCGAAAGACGAAGGTGGCCGCCACACGCCGTTCTTCACGAACTACCGTCCGCAGTTCTACTTCCGTACGACGGACGTGACGGGCATCGTATCCCTGCCGGCTGGCACGGAAATGGTTATGCCTGGCGATAACGTAAACTTCGAAGTCGAACTGATCTGCCCGATCGCGATGAACGAAGGTCTGCGCTTCGCTATCCGCGAAGGTGGCCGCACCGTCGGTGCCGGCGTTGTTGGCAAGATTATTAAGTAA